One window of Deltaproteobacteria bacterium genomic DNA carries:
- a CDS encoding GTPase: AGFEVVAFTAAQIPGIAMRRYPAALSGPLYPEGIPIEDEADFESLCRHHAVERVVLAYSDLAHADAMHLGSRALACGADFVLHGPLATMLRSRVPVIAVSAVRTGCGKSQTSRWIARRLARAGMRVAAIRHPMPYGDLARQRAQRFASRADLAAADCTIEEREEYEPYVEAGARVFAGVDYGEVLALAEQEADVLVWDGGNNDFPFIAPDLHIAIADALRPDQSDTHHPGEAVARMADVLVVNKVDAAASADVQRLCDALHRLNPRARIVRTASPPRLESPAAVQGRSVLVVEDGPTLTHGGMAYGAGFVAATRAGVAAIVDPRASAAPGIAAVYARYPHIGRVLPAMGYSEAQREELRRTIESSAAQVVVSATPIDLRTLLGLSKPVARVRYELHEVDEPGVGAIVDEFSAERVPGEFGG, translated from the coding sequence CGCCGGTTTCGAGGTCGTGGCGTTCACCGCGGCGCAGATCCCGGGGATCGCGATGCGGCGCTACCCCGCGGCGCTCTCCGGGCCGCTCTACCCGGAGGGGATCCCGATCGAGGACGAGGCCGACTTCGAATCGCTCTGCCGGCACCACGCGGTCGAGCGCGTGGTGCTCGCCTACAGCGACCTGGCCCACGCCGACGCCATGCACCTGGGCTCCCGTGCGCTCGCCTGCGGCGCCGACTTCGTGCTGCACGGGCCGCTCGCCACCATGCTCCGCTCGCGCGTGCCGGTGATCGCGGTCTCGGCGGTGCGCACCGGCTGCGGCAAGTCGCAGACCTCGCGCTGGATCGCGCGGCGGCTCGCGCGCGCGGGAATGCGCGTGGCCGCGATCCGCCACCCCATGCCCTACGGCGACCTCGCGCGCCAGCGCGCGCAGCGCTTCGCGAGCCGCGCGGACCTGGCCGCCGCCGACTGCACGATCGAGGAGCGCGAGGAGTACGAGCCGTACGTCGAGGCCGGCGCGCGCGTGTTCGCGGGCGTGGACTACGGCGAAGTCCTCGCGCTGGCCGAGCAGGAGGCCGACGTCCTGGTCTGGGACGGCGGCAACAACGACTTCCCGTTCATCGCACCCGACCTGCACATCGCCATCGCCGACGCGCTGCGCCCCGACCAGTCCGACACCCACCACCCGGGCGAGGCCGTCGCGCGAATGGCCGACGTGCTGGTGGTGAACAAGGTCGACGCCGCGGCCAGCGCCGACGTGCAGCGCCTGTGCGACGCCCTGCACCGCCTGAACCCGCGCGCGCGGATCGTGCGCACGGCCTCGCCGCCCCGGCTCGAGTCCCCGGCCGCCGTGCAGGGCCGCTCCGTGCTGGTGGTCGAGGACGGCCCCACGCTCACCCACGGCGGCATGGCCTACGGCGCCGGCTTCGTCGCCGCGACACGCGCCGGTGTCGCCGCCATCGTCGACCCGCGCGCCTCGGCCGCGCCCGGCATCGCCGCCGTCTACGCCCGCTACCCGCACATCGGCCGCGTGCTGCCCGCCATGGGCTACAGCGAGGCGCAGCGCGAAGAGCTGCGCCGCACGATCGAGTCCTCCGCCGCCCAGGTCGTGGTCTCGGCCACGCCGATCGACCTGCGCACGCTGCTCGGCCTGTCCAAGCCCGTCGCCCGCGTGCGCTACGAGCTGCACGAAGTCGACGAGCCGGGCGTTGGCGCGATCGTCGACGAGTTCAGCGCGGAGCGTGTGCCGGGGGAGTTTGGGGGGTGA
- a CDS encoding FtsX-like permease family protein, with the protein MIAERWIGGSSPLPFSILLSIRSQLTDRFAISILTALAVAASVALAMSVEVASRSLQEQLRTTTQALIGSASLSISAGQVGVPEGTLDQVAGIPGVLGASPLIRRSFRVASGAEQGRALHVIGLDLLGESDVRRYEISRAGVIVRDAVRLLALPDSVVVSKAFAVRLGVGDGDRLALTLEGRPVELVVRGVLGGEVAEAFGGQIAAMDIFALQQVVGMEGRFERIDVALEADASIEEVSERIQAAIGPGLSIDRDAERESFGLALLRTYQRALWAIVLVGLATSSLLTYAVSSMSIDRRLEELSLLRAAGMEGERVARAVLADAFVIAVAGTAVGAAAAPFVTRAVFGVLSVASRVLSGMELSDAGLAPATIAIGLAVGVVGVVGAAIPASRRAARIGPFELIDIGRGSIRRERTRARASGFALVGAALLAFAWIESAGPSALRVIAGVVGGVAFSAGLGHRLIDRGANPYGWLSRSIPRIGFLMSSTLRDRPVETALTISAWATIAAGLITGVTAIRSYTGSIDSYYYGLYGEDAVMLLAGDPFGTKGLEAISQETLDALKRSGRVEEIAAVRKVEVSFRGRTINLTSISTDAISRRGELGVATRKPKEARAALARGELAMNESFEASFGVHVGDSVTLEAQDGYRTLRVGTSVRGMAGPNGSLHLDELAFERVFPGSDRGFYMAALWVTPPEEESVELLRRIETSQPLFFLRGREARRFVARSAEKYRALLMVPIALVCGLGLVSLLSLLFGATRSRQKEFALLRAAGATRANVVAIITLSGGLIGTLGALIGIAIAVIWSNVICEFLSESIGWKIEPLLASDVATWVCAAATLLAMLGSLLPALLTTRTRDPIGAPTP; encoded by the coding sequence GTGATCGCCGAGCGCTGGATCGGCGGGTCGTCGCCGCTTCCGTTCTCGATTCTTCTGTCGATCCGCTCGCAGCTCACGGATCGCTTCGCGATCTCGATCCTGACCGCTCTCGCAGTGGCGGCGAGCGTCGCGTTGGCGATGAGCGTCGAGGTCGCATCGCGCTCCCTGCAGGAACAGCTGCGCACGACCACACAGGCGTTGATCGGCTCGGCTTCGCTCTCGATCTCCGCCGGACAGGTGGGAGTACCGGAGGGGACCCTCGATCAGGTCGCTGGGATTCCAGGCGTTCTCGGCGCCTCGCCGTTGATCCGGCGCAGCTTCCGAGTTGCTTCCGGCGCCGAACAGGGACGGGCGCTCCACGTGATCGGGCTCGACCTGCTCGGCGAGAGTGATGTCAGGCGGTACGAGATCTCCCGCGCCGGCGTGATCGTGCGCGATGCCGTCCGCCTGCTCGCGCTTCCGGACTCGGTCGTCGTCTCGAAAGCCTTCGCCGTTCGACTCGGAGTCGGCGATGGAGACCGGCTCGCGCTCACGCTCGAGGGCCGGCCGGTCGAGCTCGTCGTGAGGGGGGTGCTCGGCGGAGAGGTGGCGGAAGCCTTTGGCGGGCAGATCGCCGCCATGGACATCTTCGCGCTGCAGCAGGTCGTGGGAATGGAGGGACGCTTCGAGCGCATCGACGTGGCGCTCGAAGCGGATGCTTCGATCGAGGAGGTATCTGAGCGAATCCAGGCGGCGATCGGCCCGGGACTCTCGATCGACCGCGACGCCGAGCGCGAGAGCTTCGGACTGGCGCTGCTGCGCACCTACCAGCGCGCTCTTTGGGCGATCGTACTCGTCGGGCTAGCGACCTCGTCACTGTTGACCTACGCCGTGAGCTCGATGTCGATCGATCGCCGGCTCGAGGAGCTCTCTCTCCTTCGAGCGGCCGGAATGGAGGGCGAGCGCGTCGCCCGGGCCGTTCTCGCCGATGCGTTCGTGATCGCGGTCGCTGGAACCGCGGTGGGCGCTGCGGCAGCGCCGTTCGTCACTCGCGCGGTCTTCGGCGTGCTCTCGGTCGCGTCGCGAGTCCTGAGCGGAATGGAGCTCAGCGACGCCGGTCTCGCGCCTGCAACGATTGCGATCGGGCTCGCAGTGGGTGTGGTGGGCGTGGTCGGCGCGGCGATTCCCGCCTCGCGGCGCGCAGCGCGGATCGGACCTTTCGAGCTGATCGATATCGGCCGCGGCTCGATTCGGCGCGAGCGTACGCGTGCACGCGCCAGTGGCTTCGCACTCGTGGGAGCGGCGCTGCTCGCCTTCGCATGGATCGAGAGCGCCGGCCCGAGCGCCCTACGCGTGATCGCGGGCGTTGTCGGAGGGGTCGCATTCTCGGCCGGGCTCGGACATCGCCTGATCGACCGCGGCGCGAACCCGTACGGCTGGCTCAGCCGCTCCATCCCCCGCATCGGCTTCCTCATGAGCTCCACGCTTCGGGATCGCCCGGTCGAGACGGCTCTCACGATCTCCGCCTGGGCGACGATCGCCGCCGGCCTGATCACCGGCGTGACCGCGATTCGCAGCTACACCGGCAGCATCGACAGCTACTACTACGGCCTGTACGGAGAGGACGCGGTCATGCTCCTGGCGGGCGACCCGTTTGGGACGAAGGGATTGGAGGCGATTTCTCAGGAGACGCTCGATGCACTGAAACGAAGCGGACGTGTAGAGGAGATTGCGGCTGTTCGCAAGGTCGAGGTGTCTTTCAGAGGAAGGACGATCAATCTCACTTCGATCTCGACAGACGCGATCTCTCGTCGCGGAGAGCTAGGCGTTGCGACCCGGAAGCCGAAGGAAGCGCGTGCCGCGCTTGCTAGAGGCGAGCTCGCAATGAATGAATCGTTCGAAGCGAGCTTCGGCGTCCATGTCGGCGATTCGGTAACGCTGGAGGCGCAGGATGGATACCGCACGCTCCGCGTGGGGACTTCCGTTCGCGGAATGGCAGGGCCAAACGGCTCGCTGCATCTCGATGAATTGGCATTCGAGCGGGTATTTCCGGGCTCGGACAGAGGCTTCTACATGGCCGCCCTCTGGGTCACGCCACCGGAGGAGGAGTCCGTTGAGTTATTGCGCCGGATCGAGACCTCGCAGCCGCTCTTTTTCCTGCGTGGCAGAGAGGCGAGGAGATTCGTCGCTCGTTCGGCCGAGAAATACCGAGCGCTGCTCATGGTCCCGATCGCACTGGTGTGTGGGCTCGGACTGGTCTCGCTGCTCAGCCTGCTCTTCGGCGCGACGCGGTCGCGTCAGAAGGAGTTCGCCCTGCTCCGCGCCGCCGGGGCGACCCGCGCGAATGTGGTCGCGATCATCACACTCTCAGGAGGCCTGATCGGCACACTGGGCGCTCTGATCGGGATCGCGATCGCCGTGATCTGGTCAAACGTAATCTGTGAGTTTCTCTCGGAGTCGATCGGCTGGAAGATCGAGCCTCTCCTCGCTAGCGACGTCGCGACTTGGGTCTGCGCGGCGGCAACCTTGCTCGCCATGCTCGGTAGCTTGCTCCCGGCCCTTCTGACCACGCGAACGAGAGATCCGATCGGCGCTCCGACGCCCTAG
- a CDS encoding ABC transporter ATP-binding protein — MIYQRGSHEVRALDRVSLLIPSGQFVVVRGRSGSGKSTLMHVIAGLRKGTAGQVFVGETELQSLPASDADRFRRRNVGLIFQFFNLIPSLTVEMNIALPLLLDGYKLANLRRQIDELIDLLGMAHRRAHAPHELSGGEMQRVAIARALIIKPALILADEPTGNLDSRASDEIFSLLRDLSQERGVTTLVMTHEVEATRYANRVLEMSDGRIIADSAAPTPDSDR, encoded by the coding sequence ATGATCTATCAGCGCGGCAGTCACGAGGTACGAGCGCTGGACCGGGTCAGTCTTCTCATCCCCTCAGGTCAGTTCGTCGTCGTTCGCGGGCGCTCGGGCAGCGGCAAGAGCACGCTGATGCACGTGATCGCCGGACTGCGAAAGGGGACCGCAGGCCAGGTCTTCGTCGGCGAGACCGAGCTTCAGTCTCTTCCCGCGAGCGACGCTGACCGCTTCCGCCGGCGAAATGTCGGCCTGATCTTCCAGTTCTTCAATCTGATTCCATCACTCACCGTCGAGATGAACATCGCGCTTCCGCTCCTGCTGGACGGTTACAAGCTCGCCAACTTGCGCCGGCAGATCGACGAGCTCATCGACCTGCTCGGGATGGCTCATAGGCGAGCGCACGCGCCTCACGAGCTATCGGGCGGCGAGATGCAGCGCGTCGCGATCGCGCGCGCGCTGATCATCAAACCCGCACTGATCCTCGCCGATGAACCGACGGGAAATCTCGACAGTCGGGCCTCGGACGAGATCTTCTCGCTGCTCCGCGATCTGTCGCAAGAGCGGGGAGTGACCACGCTCGTGATGACCCACGAGGTCGAGGCGACTCGCTACGCCAATCGCGTGCTCGAGATGAGCGATGGCCGCATCATCGCCGACTCCGCGGCGCCGACGCCGGATTCCGACCGGTGA
- a CDS encoding sigma-54-dependent Fis family transcriptional regulator, whose translation MSTRTALFVDVEVAYAAALSGWCARSGLRAVDAEGGAPAELEPRAIAVVVLGVARGGDASFERVRALAKLLRGAPIVVLGRDLGAETAFRLSRLGIADLIELPAEPLDVVARVSLQVASSGGSSELAALVGESAPIRALREEVLSASRVESKVLIQGETGTGKSLVARLIHELSHRKQAPFVHVDCAALSPTLIESELFGHEKGAFTGAAGLRRGRFELAAGGTIFLDEIGDLDAALQSKLLRVLEDRVFERVGGSQSLPMNARVIAATCHDLLRQVQLGRFRMDLYFRLNVIQLVVPPLCERRDDVPALVRATAMRLCSTLGIASPSFSDSFYDRLRAHRWPGNVRELVNVLERLLVQSGARVYDAEDLVGLLQDATWEEDSAPTSADRARPARGPDSELPADPDEAADAERIAAALREAGGNVSRVSRRLDLPRGTLRHRIHKYRLDHLIQRD comes from the coding sequence GTGTCGACTCGAACGGCTCTGTTTGTCGACGTCGAGGTCGCCTATGCCGCGGCGCTATCGGGTTGGTGTGCTCGAAGCGGACTCCGTGCTGTCGACGCCGAGGGCGGAGCGCCGGCCGAGCTAGAGCCGCGCGCCATCGCGGTCGTAGTATTGGGGGTCGCGAGGGGTGGCGACGCCAGCTTCGAACGCGTTCGGGCGCTCGCGAAGCTGCTCCGGGGCGCGCCCATCGTGGTGCTCGGGCGCGATCTGGGAGCCGAGACCGCATTCCGGCTCAGTCGCCTCGGGATCGCGGACCTGATCGAGCTACCCGCGGAGCCGCTCGATGTGGTCGCGCGCGTGTCGCTCCAGGTGGCCAGTTCTGGCGGATCGTCGGAGTTGGCCGCACTGGTTGGCGAGAGCGCTCCCATCCGGGCCCTTCGCGAAGAGGTGCTGAGTGCTTCGCGTGTCGAGTCGAAGGTCCTGATCCAGGGCGAGACGGGGACAGGCAAGAGTCTCGTCGCTCGGCTGATCCACGAGCTCTCGCATCGCAAGCAGGCGCCGTTCGTTCACGTCGATTGCGCGGCGCTCTCCCCGACGCTGATCGAGAGCGAGCTCTTCGGACACGAGAAGGGCGCGTTCACCGGCGCTGCCGGTCTGCGCCGCGGCCGCTTCGAGCTAGCAGCCGGCGGGACGATCTTTCTGGACGAGATCGGGGATCTGGACGCTGCGCTGCAGTCGAAGCTGCTGCGCGTGCTCGAGGATCGCGTCTTCGAACGCGTGGGTGGGAGTCAGTCGCTTCCGATGAACGCGCGCGTGATCGCGGCGACCTGTCACGACCTGCTACGGCAGGTGCAGCTGGGACGGTTCCGCATGGATCTCTACTTCCGCTTGAACGTGATCCAGCTCGTGGTGCCGCCGCTTTGCGAGCGACGAGACGACGTGCCGGCTCTAGTGCGAGCGACCGCGATGCGGCTGTGCTCGACGCTCGGAATCGCGTCTCCGAGCTTTTCCGACTCGTTCTACGACCGGCTGCGCGCGCACCGCTGGCCCGGGAACGTGCGCGAGCTCGTGAACGTTCTCGAGCGTTTGCTGGTGCAGAGCGGCGCGCGTGTCTACGACGCTGAGGATCTCGTGGGTCTGCTGCAGGACGCAACCTGGGAGGAGGACTCCGCGCCTACGTCTGCGGATCGCGCGCGCCCTGCGCGCGGACCCGACTCCGAGCTCCCGGCCGATCCGGACGAAGCCGCCGACGCGGAGCGCATCGCGGCCGCGCTTCGCGAGGCTGGCGGAAACGTGTCGCGTGTCTCGCGCCGGCTCGATCTTCCGCGCGGGACGCTCCGCCACCGCATCCACAAGTACCGCCTCGACCACCTGATCCAGCGCGATTGA
- a CDS encoding VOC family protein, whose amino-acid sequence MIGYTTLGTNDILRAGKFYDALLAELGGKRAMEMPTFIAWASQPGGGMVAVIKPYDGGAATAGNGVMVALAAQSKAQVDAVYAKAIALGGKDEGKPGPRGDGFYAGYFRDLDGNKLNAFFMG is encoded by the coding sequence ATGATCGGCTACACGACCCTGGGAACCAACGACATATTGCGCGCCGGAAAGTTCTACGACGCGCTCCTCGCCGAGCTCGGCGGCAAGCGCGCCATGGAGATGCCGACCTTCATCGCCTGGGCTTCGCAGCCCGGCGGCGGAATGGTCGCGGTGATCAAGCCGTACGACGGGGGGGCCGCGACCGCCGGCAACGGCGTGATGGTCGCGCTCGCCGCGCAGAGCAAGGCGCAGGTCGACGCGGTCTACGCCAAGGCGATCGCGCTCGGCGGCAAGGACGAGGGCAAGCCCGGCCCGCGCGGCGACGGCTTCTACGCCGGCTACTTCCGCGACCTGGACGGGAACAAGCTCAACGCCTTCTTCATGGGCTGA
- a CDS encoding alpha/beta hydrolase, whose protein sequence is MRKFEVDTSHGRLACVETEGRGTAVLFIHGNSSCKEIFARQLEGELGSRYRMIAFDLPGHGASSNAPDPARTYSIHGFADAAIALLAALAIERAVVVGWSLGGHVALELVARWPGCAAAWITGTPPVGAKDMAAGFRPSPHMELTFNGEFSAEDARVFAQDAVGANVPLEPWMLAACLRADGRFRPMLLASALAGRDLDGREIAETSAVPLAVVTGEHEPFADNAYLQSLAYRNLWDGRVHVLAGLAHMPFWEAPQRIDPLLARFLGEVS, encoded by the coding sequence ATGAGGAAGTTCGAGGTCGACACGAGCCACGGCCGGCTCGCCTGCGTCGAGACGGAGGGCCGGGGCACGGCGGTGCTCTTCATCCACGGGAACTCGTCCTGCAAGGAGATCTTCGCGCGTCAGCTCGAAGGCGAGCTCGGCTCGCGCTACCGGATGATCGCCTTCGACCTGCCCGGCCACGGCGCGAGCTCGAACGCGCCCGACCCCGCGCGCACGTACTCGATCCACGGCTTCGCCGACGCTGCGATCGCGCTGCTCGCGGCGCTCGCGATCGAGCGCGCGGTCGTCGTTGGCTGGTCGCTCGGCGGGCACGTCGCGCTCGAGCTCGTCGCGCGCTGGCCGGGCTGCGCCGCGGCCTGGATCACCGGCACGCCGCCCGTCGGTGCGAAGGACATGGCGGCGGGCTTCCGGCCCTCGCCGCACATGGAGCTCACCTTCAACGGGGAGTTCAGCGCGGAGGACGCGCGCGTCTTCGCGCAGGACGCCGTCGGCGCGAACGTGCCGCTCGAGCCGTGGATGCTGGCCGCCTGCCTGCGCGCCGACGGGCGCTTCCGCCCCATGCTGCTCGCGTCGGCGCTCGCCGGGCGCGATCTGGACGGGCGCGAGATCGCAGAGACGTCTGCCGTCCCGCTCGCGGTCGTCACGGGCGAGCACGAGCCGTTCGCCGACAACGCGTACCTGCAGTCGCTCGCCTACCGAAATCTCTGGGACGGGCGTGTCCACGTGCTCGCCGGGCTCGCGCACATGCCGTTCTGGGAGGCGCCGCAGCGGATCGACCCGCTTCTCGCGCGGTTCCTCGGCGAGGTATCGTGA
- a CDS encoding pseudouridine synthase, whose amino-acid sequence MRINRFFTEHGVCSRRAADKYVDAGRVRINDVVAVHGDTVKQGDLVTLDGKRVAAPEKRPVVLAYHKPPGVECTSDKRVAENIIDAVGYPERIFHVGRLDKWSEGLILLTNRGELVNQILRARGQHEKEYLVEVDVPISEDSIRRMRSGIVILGRRTLPCRVQRLGPRTFRMVLTEGRNRQIRRMCESENLRVKRLLRVRVMNIELGTLRPGRWRRLRDDELAKLERRLASAEQRSARAELQDEQ is encoded by the coding sequence ATCCGCATCAACCGCTTCTTCACCGAGCACGGCGTGTGCTCGCGCCGCGCCGCCGACAAGTACGTCGACGCCGGGCGCGTGCGCATCAACGACGTGGTCGCGGTGCACGGCGACACGGTGAAGCAGGGCGATCTCGTCACGCTCGACGGCAAGCGAGTGGCGGCGCCCGAGAAGCGGCCGGTCGTGCTCGCCTACCACAAGCCGCCCGGAGTCGAGTGCACCTCGGACAAGCGCGTGGCCGAGAACATCATCGACGCGGTCGGCTACCCGGAGCGGATCTTCCACGTGGGCCGGCTCGACAAGTGGAGCGAGGGCCTGATCCTGCTCACCAACCGCGGCGAGCTCGTGAACCAGATCCTGCGCGCTCGCGGCCAGCACGAGAAGGAGTACCTGGTCGAGGTCGACGTCCCTATCTCTGAGGACTCGATTCGGCGAATGCGCAGCGGGATCGTGATCCTGGGACGGCGCACACTGCCGTGCCGCGTGCAGCGGCTCGGCCCGCGGACCTTCCGCATGGTGCTGACGGAGGGCCGCAACCGGCAGATCCGGCGCATGTGCGAATCGGAGAACCTGCGCGTGAAGCGGCTTCTGCGCGTGCGCGTGATGAACATCGAGCTCGGCACGCTGCGGCCGGGCCGCTGGCGCCGGCTGCGCGATGACGAGCTCGCCAAGCTCGAGAGGCGGCTCGCAAGCGCCGAGCAGCGCAGCGCGCGCGCGGAGCTGCAGGACGAGCAGTGA
- the mreB gene encoding rod shape-determining protein MreB → MTSSPSSRGGSQAPSSAARARSCRTSSEIGASPSESGKLHTPQPALPPTLHPVNSFSLLVRAGPPASSLPPPDPRAHVLHRPEPQPRRPSMTQSQKHSSFSRTFSADLGVDLGSANVRVISRRTGEIFTEPCVVARDRRTREVRAIGREAEAMIAQMPESIVEVRPVRDGAIADLEAAEALLRSMVRRARNPLALRRPRIVLGAPCELTPVERRALILAARSAGAREVYLLAAPMAAALGAGVPAAERGGKLVIDIGSGTTEIAVVTLSGVVHARTVRIGGARLEEAVQSWLKKKLDVEVGLGQARALTEQLGCALPRDDLRSVTIDARDRISGELRVVRIKAEELREALAAPVAALVNAVRTVLEDSPAELSADIAQNGIVLTGGVALLTGLAGLLTRELRLPVAVAKEPLSAVVAGCGASLDRLDLLRALHLEARASIRHVEPLAAH, encoded by the coding sequence ATGACGAGCTCGCCAAGCTCGAGAGGCGGCTCGCAAGCGCCGAGCAGCGCAGCGCGCGCGCGGAGCTGCAGGACGAGCAGTGAGATCGGCGCCTCCCCCTCGGAGAGCGGCAAACTACACACACCGCAGCCGGCGCTTCCTCCGACGCTGCACCCCGTGAACTCCTTCTCTCTTCTGGTCCGAGCCGGCCCCCCTGCCTCTTCCCTGCCGCCTCCCGATCCCAGGGCACACGTCCTGCATCGACCGGAGCCGCAACCGCGGAGGCCCTCGATGACCCAGAGCCAGAAGCACTCCTCGTTCTCGCGCACCTTCTCCGCCGATCTCGGCGTCGATCTCGGCTCGGCGAACGTGCGCGTCATCAGCCGGCGAACCGGCGAGATCTTCACGGAGCCCTGCGTGGTCGCGCGCGATCGCCGCACCCGCGAGGTGCGCGCGATCGGCCGCGAGGCCGAGGCGATGATCGCGCAGATGCCCGAGTCGATCGTCGAAGTGCGCCCGGTTCGCGACGGCGCGATCGCGGATCTCGAGGCGGCCGAGGCGCTGCTCCGCAGCATGGTGCGCCGCGCGCGAAATCCCCTGGCGCTGCGCCGACCGCGGATCGTGCTGGGCGCGCCCTGCGAGCTCACGCCGGTCGAGCGCCGCGCGCTGATTCTGGCGGCGCGCAGCGCCGGCGCGCGCGAGGTCTACCTGCTCGCCGCGCCGATGGCGGCCGCGCTCGGCGCGGGCGTGCCCGCGGCGGAGCGCGGGGGAAAGCTCGTGATCGACATCGGCTCGGGCACGACCGAGATCGCGGTGGTGACGCTCTCTGGCGTCGTTCACGCGCGCACGGTGCGGATCGGCGGCGCGCGTCTGGAAGAGGCGGTGCAGAGCTGGCTGAAGAAGAAGCTCGACGTCGAGGTCGGTCTCGGCCAGGCGCGCGCGCTCACCGAGCAGCTCGGCTGCGCGCTGCCCCGCGACGATCTGCGCTCGGTCACGATCGACGCGCGCGACCGGATCAGCGGCGAGCTTCGCGTGGTCCGGATCAAGGCCGAGGAGCTTCGCGAGGCGCTGGCCGCCCCCGTGGCGGCTCTGGTGAACGCGGTGCGCACCGTGCTCGAGGACTCCCCCGCGGAGCTCTCGGCCGACATCGCGCAGAACGGGATCGTGCTCACCGGCGGCGTCGCGCTGCTCACGGGCCTGGCCGGCCTGCTCACGCGCGAGCTGCGGCTCCCGGTCGCGGTCGCGAAGGAGCCGCTTTCCGCGGTCGTCGCGGGCTGCGGTGCGAGCCTGGACCGGCTCGACCTGCTCCGCGCGCTGCACCTCGAGGCGCGCGCCTCGATCCGCCACGTCGAGCCGCTCGCCGCGCACTGA